The following nucleotide sequence is from candidate division WOR-3 bacterium.
TCATCCGGTTTGTCAGTTTCGTGTTACTTGTTATTCTGGCGTTCTCGATCATCATTTACCGCTCCATCCCCCATGAGGTAAGATCCAGGTTGTAGTATACGATTGCATGTCTACAATAATATAAGGAAAGGATTCAAATGATCGATGCAATAAGATTTGGCGTCTCGATGAGCAGGGAATTGCTCAAGAATTTTGACCAACTCATCAAAGACATGGGGTACCGGAACCGGTCTGAGGCAATACGGGATCTGATCCGGGAGCGTCTCGTGCAGCAAGAGTGGCAGCATACAAATCAGGAAACGGTCGGGACGATCACCATCGTCTACAGTCATGACGTTCACGAATTGACCGAAATATTAACTGCCCTTCAACATAAATACCATAAACAGATAATCTCGACGATGCACATTCATCTCGACAAGCACAACTGCCTGG
It contains:
- the nikR gene encoding nickel-responsive transcriptional regulator NikR; translation: MIDAIRFGVSMSRELLKNFDQLIKDMGYRNRSEAIRDLIRERLVQQEWQHTNQETVGTITIVYSHDVHELTEILTALQHKYHKQIISTMHIHLDKHNCLEVLVVRGRGQEIKKIADRLLSTKGVKHGKLTTTTTGRSLA